GATTTCCGGGAAGATGATCTGCTCTTTCACGCCCATGCTGTAGTTACCACGACCATCGAAGGACTTGGCATTCAGGCCGCGGAAGTCGCGAACCCGAGGCAGGGAGATCGACAGCAGACGATCCAGGAATTCGTACATACGCTCACGGCGCAGAGTCACTTTGACGCCGATCGGCCAACCTTCACGGACTTTAAAGCCAGCGATGGATTTCCGAGCGTAAGTCACAACGACTTTTTGACCGGTGATCTTTTCCAGGTCGGCAACAGCGTGCTCGATGACTTTTTTGTCACCGATCGCTTCGCCCAGACCCATGTTCAGGGTGATTTTGGTAACGCGCGGAACTTCCATCACGTTCCCGAGCTTAAGTTCTTCCTTAAGCTTAGGGGCGATTTCCTTCCGGTAAATCTCTTGTAGTCGTGCCATGGTCTAATCTACCTAGCAGTGTTCAAGCATCAACCGCTTTTTGGGTCGACTTGAAGACACGAATTTTCTTACCGTCTTCTACTTTGAAACCAACGCGGTCAGCCTTGTTGGTTTCGCCGTTGAAGATGGCGACGTTAGAAGCGTCCAGCGGAGCTTCTTTCTCGACGATACCGCCCTGCACGCCCGACATCGGGTTAGGCTTGGTATGACGCTTGACCAGGTTCAGACCACCGATAACCAGACGGTTATTAGCGAGAACCTTAAGCACCTTACCGCGCTTACCTTTGTCTTTGCCGGCGATCACGATGATCTCGTCGTCACGACGAATCTTTTGCATGTCGGATCTCCTTACAGCACTTCTGGGGCGAGCGAGACGATCTTCATGAACTTCTCAGTACGAAGTTCACGGGTCACTGGCCCAAAGATACGGGTGCCGATCGGCTCTTGCTTGTTGTTCAGAAGAACAGCAGCGTTGCCATCAAAGCGGATAATGGAGCCATCTGCACGGCGTACGCCGTGACGAGTGCGGACTACAACAGCAGTCATCACTTGGCCTTTTTTCACTTTACCGCGAGGAATTGCTTCCTTCACGGTAACTTTGATGATGTCACCGATACCAGCGTAACGACGATGGGAGCCACCCAGCACCTTGATGCACATAACACGGCGAGCGCCGCTGTTATCGGCCACATCGAGCATGGATTGAGTCTGAATCATATAATTTCTCCGACCCCTAGTCCTTAGACTTCCACAGCGCGTTCGAGAACATCAACCAGTGCCCAAGACTTGGTCTTGGCCAGCGGACGAGTTTCACGAATAGTGACTTTGTCGCCGATGTGGCACTGATTGGTTTCGTCGTGCGCGTGCAGCTTAGTCGAACGCTTAACATATTTACCGTAGATCGGGTGCTTAACACGACGCTCGATCAAAACGGTGATGGTTTTGTCCATCTTATCGCTGACAACACGGCCAGTCAGCGTACGGACAGTCTTTTCGGCTTCAGCCATGATCACTTACCTGCCTGCTGGTTGAGCACAGTCTTCACGCGAGCGATGTCACGCTTAACTTGCGAGAGCAGATGAGACTGCCCCAACTGGCCAGTTGCTTTCTGCATACGCAGATTGAACTGGTCGCGCAGCAGGCCGAGCAGTTGCTCGTTCAGCTGCTGTGCGGATTTTTCACGAAGTTCATTCGCTTTCATCACATCACCGTCCGTTTAACAAAGGCGGTGGCGAGCGGCAGCTTTGCAGCAGCCAGGGCAAAAGCCTCACGCGCCAGCTCTTCAGTTACACCCTCGATTTCATACAGGACTTTGCCTGGCTGAATCTGGGCTACCCAGTATTCCACGTTACCCTTACCTTTACCCATCCGAACCTCGAGAGGCTTTTTGGAGATCGGCTTGTCCGGGAATACACGGATCCAGATCTTGCCGCCACGTTTAACGTGACGGGTCAGTGCACGACGCGCTGACTCAATCTGACGAGCGGTGAGACGACCACGAGCTACAGACTTCAGCGCGAACTCGCCGAAGCTGACTTTGCTACCGCGCTGTGCCAGACCACGGTTGTGGCCTGTCATCTGCTTGCGGAACTTCGTACGCTTAGGTTGCAACATTTGGCGTACCCCTTACTTAGCAGCTTTTTTACGAGGAGCTGGTGCTTGTGGTTTCAGTTCTTCTTGGCGACCACCAATTACTTCGCCTTTGAAGATCCAAACCTTTACACCGATCACACCGTAAGTGGTGTGAGCTTCGTAGTTGGCATAGTCGATGTCGGCACGCAGGGTGTGCAGTGGCACACGACCTTCGCGATACCATTCAGTACGTGCGATTTCAGCACCGCCGAGACGACCGCTCACTTGGATTTTGATGCCTTTGGCACCAATGCGCATGGCGTTCTGTACAGCGCGCTTCATGGCGCGACGGAACATTACGCGACGCTCCAGCTGCTGAGCTACGCTCTGCGCAACCAGCATACCGTCGAGCTCCGGCTTGCGGATCTCTTCGATATTGATGTGCACAGGCACACCCATTTGCTTGGTCAGGTCCTGACGCAGTTTCTCAACATCTTCACCTTTCTTCCCGATAACGATACCTGGACGAGCGGTGTGGATGGTGATACGTGCAGTTTGCGCCGGACGATGGATATCGATACGGCTTACGGACGCGCTTTTTAGTTTGTCTTGGAGATACTCACGCACCTTCAGATCAGCGAACAAATAGTCCGCATAAGTCCGACCGTCTGCGTACCAGACGGAGGTGTGCTCCTTGACGATTCCCAGGCGAATGCCAATGGGATGTACTTTCTGACCCATCTCTTCGACTCCGTTACTTGTCAGCAACCTTGACAGTGATATGGCAAGACCGCTTGACGATGCGATCAGCACGGCCTTTGGCACGTGGCATGATGCGCTTCAGCGAACGCCCTTCGTTGACGAAAACGGTGCTGACCTTCAGGTCATCAACGTCTGCGCCTTCGTTATGCTCGGCGTTGGCTACGGCCGACTCCAGCACTTTCTTCATGATCTCGGCGGCTTTCTTACTGCTGAAAGCCAACAGGTTGAGCGCTTCGCCCACCTTCTTCCCGCGGATCTGGTCGGCGACCAAGCGGGCTTTCTGGGCGGAGATTCGAGCGCCCGACAACTTAGCGGCTACTTCCATTTCCTTACCCCTTAACGCTTGGCTTTCTTGTCTGCCACGTGCCCACGATAAGTGCGGGTACCGGCAAACTCGCCTAGTTTGTGGCCGACCATGTCTTCGTTAACGAGAACTGGGACGTGTTGACGACCGTTGTGTACTGCGATGGTCAAACCGACCATTTGTGGCAGGATCATCGAACGACGCGACCAGGTCTTAACTGGTTTGCGATCGTTCTTTTCCGCCGCCACTTCGATCTTCTTCAGTAGGTGAAGATCAATAAAAGGACCTTTTTTCAGAGAACGTGGCACTGTCGTATCCCTCTATTTACTTGCGACGACGGACGATCATTTTGTCGGTACGCTTATTACCACGAGTCTTCGCGCCCTTAGTCGGGAAGCCCCATGGCGATACCGGATGACGACCACCAGAGGTACGACCTTCACCACCACCGTGTGGGTGGTCAACCGGGTTCATGGCAACACCACGAACGGTTGGGCGAACGCCACGCCAGCGTTTGGCACCAGCTTTACCCAGCGAACGCAGGCTGTGCTCGGAGTTCGAGACTTCACCCAGGGTCGCGCGGCATTCAGCCAGCACTTTACGCATCTCACCAGAACGCAGACGCAGGGTCACGTAGACACCTTCACGAGCGATCAGCTGAGCCGAAGCACCAGCGGAACGAGCGATTTGCGCGCCTTTACCTGGCTTCAATTCGATGCCGTGTACGGTGCTACCAACTGGAATGTTACGCAGTTGCAGAGCGTTGCCCGGCTTGATCGGCGCCAGAGCACCTGCGATCAGCTGGTCGCCAGCACTCACGCCTTTAGGGGCGATGATGTAGCGACGCTCGCCATCTGCGTACAGCAGCAGAGCGATGTGAGCAGTACGGTTTGGATCGTATTCGATACGCTCGACAGTGGCAGCGATGCCATCTTTGTCGTTGCGACGGAAGTCGACCAGACGATAATGCTGCTTATGGCCACCACCGATGTGACGAGTGGTAATACGACCATTGTTGTTACGACCACCAGTCTTCGATTTTTTCTCGAGCAGCGGTGCGTGAGGAGCGCCTTTATGCAGCTCCTGGTTGACCACCTTGACCACAAAACGGCGGCCAGGGGAAGTCGGTTTGCATTTAACGATTGCCATGATGCACCCCTTCCTTACTCAGCACTGCTGCTGAAATCGAGATCTTGGCCTGGCTGAAGGG
The sequence above is a segment of the Pseudomonas sp. R76 genome. Coding sequences within it:
- the rpmC gene encoding 50S ribosomal protein L29, with amino-acid sequence MKANELREKSAQQLNEQLLGLLRDQFNLRMQKATGQLGQSHLLSQVKRDIARVKTVLNQQAGK
- the rpsS gene encoding 30S ribosomal protein S19; this encodes MPRSLKKGPFIDLHLLKKIEVAAEKNDRKPVKTWSRRSMILPQMVGLTIAVHNGRQHVPVLVNEDMVGHKLGEFAGTRTYRGHVADKKAKR
- the rplB gene encoding 50S ribosomal protein L2, with protein sequence MAIVKCKPTSPGRRFVVKVVNQELHKGAPHAPLLEKKSKTGGRNNNGRITTRHIGGGHKQHYRLVDFRRNDKDGIAATVERIEYDPNRTAHIALLLYADGERRYIIAPKGVSAGDQLIAGALAPIKPGNALQLRNIPVGSTVHGIELKPGKGAQIARSAGASAQLIAREGVYVTLRLRSGEMRKVLAECRATLGEVSNSEHSLRSLGKAGAKRWRGVRPTVRGVAMNPVDHPHGGGEGRTSGGRHPVSPWGFPTKGAKTRGNKRTDKMIVRRRK
- the rplX gene encoding 50S ribosomal protein L24, which gives rise to MQKIRRDDEIIVIAGKDKGKRGKVLKVLANNRLVIGGLNLVKRHTKPNPMSGVQGGIVEKEAPLDASNVAIFNGETNKADRVGFKVEDGKKIRVFKSTQKAVDA
- the rpsC gene encoding 30S ribosomal protein S3, with product MGQKVHPIGIRLGIVKEHTSVWYADGRTYADYLFADLKVREYLQDKLKSASVSRIDIHRPAQTARITIHTARPGIVIGKKGEDVEKLRQDLTKQMGVPVHINIEEIRKPELDGMLVAQSVAQQLERRVMFRRAMKRAVQNAMRIGAKGIKIQVSGRLGGAEIARTEWYREGRVPLHTLRADIDYANYEAHTTYGVIGVKVWIFKGEVIGGRQEELKPQAPAPRKKAAK
- the rpsQ gene encoding 30S ribosomal protein S17, with protein sequence MAEAEKTVRTLTGRVVSDKMDKTITVLIERRVKHPIYGKYVKRSTKLHAHDETNQCHIGDKVTIRETRPLAKTKSWALVDVLERAVEV
- the rplP gene encoding 50S ribosomal protein L16 → MLQPKRTKFRKQMTGHNRGLAQRGSKVSFGEFALKSVARGRLTARQIESARRALTRHVKRGGKIWIRVFPDKPISKKPLEVRMGKGKGNVEYWVAQIQPGKVLYEIEGVTEELAREAFALAAAKLPLATAFVKRTVM
- the rplN gene encoding 50S ribosomal protein L14 — encoded protein: MIQTQSMLDVADNSGARRVMCIKVLGGSHRRYAGIGDIIKVTVKEAIPRGKVKKGQVMTAVVVRTRHGVRRADGSIIRFDGNAAVLLNNKQEPIGTRIFGPVTRELRTEKFMKIVSLAPEVL
- the rplE gene encoding 50S ribosomal protein L5 codes for the protein MARLQEIYRKEIAPKLKEELKLGNVMEVPRVTKITLNMGLGEAIGDKKVIEHAVADLEKITGQKVVVTYARKSIAGFKVREGWPIGVKVTLRRERMYEFLDRLLSISLPRVRDFRGLNAKSFDGRGNYSMGVKEQIIFPEIDYDKIDALRGLDITLTTTAKNDDEGRALLRAFKFPFRN
- the rplV gene encoding 50S ribosomal protein L22, with protein sequence MEVAAKLSGARISAQKARLVADQIRGKKVGEALNLLAFSSKKAAEIMKKVLESAVANAEHNEGADVDDLKVSTVFVNEGRSLKRIMPRAKGRADRIVKRSCHITVKVADK